From Methanocella paludicola SANAE, a single genomic window includes:
- a CDS encoding beta-propeller fold lactonase family protein yields the protein MRLKGSLITVLMAVILICASIPVSAQDAIPDIGLLFHPSLSQSSEQSLNSSATHFASTSEFSTFAYPNINIGTTFAAPCSLLPSSFTPTAFGFPVITSTGSSTAFNQDTTTAVDNEKFDFSFLNLAPTPTPIPTPTPTPLPTPTPVPTPRRAYVTNFNSNTVSVIDTSTNTVIGSPIPVGNYPIGIAITPNGARAYVANYGSGTVSVIDTSTNTVIGSIPVGRGPFGVAITPNGTRAYVTNSIDNTVSVIDTSTNTVIGSPIPVGNAPVSIAFTPNGTRAYVTNFNSNTVSVIDTSTNTVIGSPIPVGNGPQNIAITPDGTRAYVTNFNSGTVSVIDTATNTVIGSPIPVGKGPYGIKITPDGTRAYVTNFNSDTVSVIDTSTNTVIGTIPVGNGPTGIAITTDGTRAYVTNSIDNTVSVIDTTTNTVIGSPITVGDYPEGIAIQP from the coding sequence ATGAGGTTAAAGGGTAGTCTAATCACCGTATTAATGGCTGTAATACTAATTTGCGCATCCATACCAGTATCAGCGCAGGATGCGATTCCTGACATCGGGCTGTTATTCCACCCCTCCCTATCTCAATCATCTGAACAGTCTCTCAATTCGAGCGCCACGCATTTCGCAAGTACCAGCGAATTCAGCACCTTCGCCTATCCGAATATCAATATTGGTACCACGTTCGCGGCACCATGCTCCTTATTGCCATCATCCTTTACGCCTACCGCCTTCGGCTTCCCGGTGATCACATCCACGGGGAGCAGCACGGCGTTCAACCAGGATACCACGACCGCCGTTGACAATGAGAAATTCGACTTCAGCTTCCTGAACCTGGCCCCAACGCCGACGCCAATACCGACACCAACGCCGACACCATTACCGACACCAACGCCCGTACCCACGCCAAGACGGGCCTATGTCACCAATTTCAACAGTAATACGGTCTCGGTGATCGATACATCGACGAACACCGTCATAGGCTCACCGATACCGGTAGGAAATTATCCAATTGGTATTGCGATCACTCCAAACGGGGCTAGAGCCTACGTCGCAAATTACGGTAGTGGCACGGTTTCGGTGATCGATACATCGACGAACACCGTCATAGGCTCAATACCGGTAGGACGTGGCCCGTTTGGCGTTGCTATCACCCCGAACGGGACAAGAGCCTACGTCACCAATAGCATTGATAATACGGTCTCGGTGATCGATACATCGACGAACACCGTCATAGGCTCACCGATACCAGTAGGAAATGCGCCTGTGAGCATTGCGTTCACCCCGAACGGGACAAGAGCCTACGTCACCAATTTCAACAGTAATACAGTCTCTGTGATCGATACATCGACGAACACCGTCATAGGCTCACCGATACCAGTAGGGAATGGCCCGCAGAATATTGCGATCACCCCGGACGGGACAAGAGCCTACGTCACCAATTTCAACAGCGGTACAGTCTCGGTGATCGATACAGCGACGAACACCGTCATAGGCTCACCGATACCAGTAGGAAAAGGCCCGTATGGCATCAAAATCACCCCGGACGGGACAAGAGCCTACGTCACCAATTTCAATAGTGATACAGTCTCGGTGATCGATACATCGACGAACACCGTCATAGGAACAATACCGGTAGGAAACGGGCCGACGGGCATTGCGATAACGACGGATGGGACAAGAGCCTACGTCACCAATAGCATTGATAATACGGTCTCGGTGATCGATACGACGACGAACACGGTCATAGGCTCACCGATAACGGTAGGAGATTATCCGGAGGGTATCGCGATCCAACCTTGA